A stretch of Babesia bigemina genome assembly Bbig001, chromosome : III DNA encodes these proteins:
- a CDS encoding Brix domain containing protein, putative, with the protein MLRKTLRERREYLFAKAQEDKQSTSLKKARQLKEALKSNKPIPTELRHLSGEVQGSLDLLDAHHREEHTHADDEYAFVGIKEPKVMVTTSRDPSSRLSQFAKEIRLIIPNSERMNRGSYILKDLVAFCKSKDVSDIVLLYEHRGEPNAMIICHLPHGPTAYFQLSEVVLRHDLPEKPPTMSEAYPHLIFHNFSSQLGERMKNIIRYMFPPANQDETRVLSFVNKRDYIHFRHHVWAANNREGEDKEVQLTEVGPRFVMRPFKIELGTVDMRDLETEWALRPYFNTRKLALTAE; encoded by the exons ATGTTGCGGAAGACTCTTCGGGAACGCCGCGAATATCTCTTCGCAAAGGCGCAGGAAGACAAGCAGAGCACGTCGCTCAAGAAGGCACGCCAGCTAAAAGAGGCGCTCAAGAGCAACAAACCGATACCTACAGAGCTAAGGCACCTCAGCGGTGAGGTTCAAGGGTCTCTGGACCTCCTAGATGCCCACCACCGAGAGGAGCATACCCACGCCGATGACGAGTACGCCTTTGTGG GTATCAAGGAGCCGAAGGTCATGGTGACCACCTCACGTGATCCTTCCTCCAGGCTATCGCAGTTCGCCAAAGAAATCAGGCTTATCATACCTAATTCCGAGCGCATGAACAGGGGGTCGTACATTCTCAAGGATCTGGTCGCATTCTGCAAGTCAAAGGACGTATCGGACATTGTGCTCCTGTACGAGCACAGAGGAGAGCCGAACGCCATGATCATCTGCCATCTCCCGCATGGACCCACTGCATACTTCCAGCTCTCTGAGGTGGTTTTGAGGCATGACTTGCCCGAAAAGCCGCCTACAATGTCCGAG GCATATCCGCACCTCATTTTTCACAACTTCTCATCACAACTTGGTGAAAGGATGAAAAACATCATACGGTACATGTTCCCCCCCGCCAACCAAGACGAGACGCGAGTGCTCTCCTTCGTCAATAAGCGCGACTATATCCACTTCAGGCACCACGTGTGGGCAGCGAACAACCGGGAAG GTGAAGATAAGGAAGTGCAACTGACAGAAGTGGGACCGAGGTTCGTCATGCGGCCCTTCAAGATCGAACTAGGCACGGTGGACATGCGCGACCTGGAAACTGAATGGGCCTTGCGGCCGTACTTCAACACGAGGAAACTGGCGCTTACGGCGGAATGA
- a CDS encoding poly(A) polymerase PAP, putative — translation MTEPNANSSEDRYGITEPVSVDGPAEGDREATAELLKFLRAQNLYETEEGKLKREKVLEALNRLLQQFVRKNAARHLGIPDDEAAKISAKLLTFGSYRLGIVAPDSDIDCLCLCPQSVTRDAFFTDFYNLLKQVNLITKLHAVPDAYTPVIKLTYDGIDIDLLFASLPASTVPEEIDVLDDAVLRNMNEPTARSINGCRVAALMLALVPNKENFRTTLRYVKLWANRRGLYTTVMGYMGGVAWAILTARVCQLYPNFLPNQLIQKFFRVYAQWNWKFPVMLCKIKEVPNLPGYMAFKVWDPRNNPTDRQHLMPVITPAFPSMNSTHNITLTTKRILTEEFKRAHELLKSQRKASDMSRVWQQVLEKEDMFASHKHFLVIEVMAATEHIHGKWEGWIGSRMRFLIKKLEVVPSILVRPWPEFFKYKHHEWDYASCVFFGFKCNVSGKDTTTGTTEPTAKTFDMRMSIKGFKEIINGWTEMEAYKDQIAVNIRYLKNSQLPHFVNPRHKRTIDEVDRHAASV, via the exons ATGACTGAACCAAATGCGAACAGCAGTGAGGACAGGTACGGGATTACTGAACCCGTCAGTGTCGATGGCCCGGCGGAAGGCGACAGAGAGGCCACGGCAGAACTCCTGAAGTTCTTGCGCGCACAGAACCTGTACGAAACTGAAGAGGGGAAGCTCAAGAGAGAAAAGGTTTTAGAGGCGCTCAACCGCCTACTGCAGCAATTCGTCCGGAAAAACGCAGCGCGACACCTAGGAATACCGGACGACGAAGCTGCAAAAATATCAGCCAAACTCCTAACGTTCGGTTCATACAGGCTTGGAATTGTGGCTCCGGACAGCGATATCGATTGCCTATGTCTCTGCCCGCAGTCAGTCACCAGGGACGCTTTCTTCACCGACTTCTACAACCTACTCAAGCAAGTCAACCTAATCACCAAATTGCACGCCGTGCCCGACGCATACACGCCAGTAATCAAACTTACATATGATGGCATTGATATTGACTTGCTTTTCGCCAGCCTCCCGGCCTCAACCGTGCCCGAGGAAATCGACGTCCTCGACGACGCAGTACTCAGAAACATGAACGAACCCACCGCACGCAGCATCAACGGATGCAGAGTGGCAGCGCTCATGTTAGCACTGGTACCCAACAAGGAAAACTTCAGGACGACGCTCAGATACGTAAAACTCTGGGCCAACAGGAGAGGACTCTACACCACCGTCATGGGATACATGGGTGGAGTAGCGTGGGCTATTCTCACGGCACGGGTCTGCCAACTCTACCCTAACTTCCTCCCAAATCAACTCATACAAAAGTTCTTCAGAGTGTACGCGCAGTGGAATTGGAAGTTCCCCGTCATGCTCTGTAAGATCAAGGAGGTGCCAAACCTCCCCGGATACATGGCATTCAAAGTCTGGGATCCCAGAAACAACCCAACC GACAGACAGCATCTCATGCCGGTCATCACGCCTGCGTTCCCCTCAATGAACTCCACGCACAACATCACGCTCACCACCAAAAGGATACTGACAGAGGAGTTCAAAAGGGCGCATGAACTACTCAAATCGCAAAGAAAGGCATCCGATATGTCCAGGGTATGGCAGCAGGTCCTTGAAAAGGAGGACATGTTTGCTTCCCACAAGCACTTCCTCGTCATCGAGGTGATGGCAGCAACGGAACAC ATACATGGCAAGTGGGAAGGCTGGATTGGCAGCCGGATGCGCTTTTTGATTAAAAAATTGGAAGTCGTTCCAAGCATCCTTGTCAGGCCGTGGCCGGAGTTCTTCAAGTACAAG CATCACGAATGGGACTACGCATCATGCGTGTTTTTCGGCTTCAAGTGCAATGTAAGCGGCAAAGACACCACTACGGGCACGACGGAGCCCACCGCAAAAACATTCGACATGCGAATGTCAATCAAGGGCTTCAAGGAAATCATTAACGGGTGGACGGAAATGGAAGCGTACAAAGACCAAATCGCAGTCAACATACGCTACCTCAAGAATTCCCAGCTGCCGCATTTCGTCAACCCGAGACATAAACGAACCATCGACGAGGTGGATCGGCATGCAGCCAGCGTTTAA